From the genome of Anopheles moucheti chromosome 3, idAnoMoucSN_F20_07, whole genome shotgun sequence, one region includes:
- the LOC128304712 gene encoding uncharacterized protein LOC128304712, translating to MGSSGRSGARRNGNLCKLITTAAALAMTVLARAGTLAQEVLCTYSDEFFYSLPGSRCGAYYRCYQNQPIYYSCTDGAMFDFYQQRCIRTEGTCYEAVCVGKTNGLYADTSQGCQRSFRCRGGKITTIENCPQGLMFNGKVCDAEENVICESPEATAASIRYETDPRCYGLPDGNHVLPGDGLDCTKYLLCANDQVLDVLECPSGYRFDERSKRCRLSSKGASCRTSDQFHDWKMADENGCSFLPDGLHLAITSYDCRTYVKCEGRRMISRQDCPSMTVFDGKQCVPTFLHHCPRMDVPGDICQHRNDGYQVDPRKGCAYYVRCQAQRTVEQHSCPNGFHYDALDNVCREAVLDTTCHQIPYSTDCVQRAAGFYQDFTAMDDVSLSPCRAYFHCHNGVKTSFHCDQGHVFDGENCVPQESYQCPVEDVNSCQGKPNGYYRDTRTACRSYHLCTNGNKISYLCAPGQIFIDGACIQRVQRTHESLCASDTPCAERPDGYYQDRDTQCRQYYFCQRGEKLQTLTCRGSKIFDGRTCVQPDSYTCPTGADDVDAAASENCIVRHCEPVCAKGGFFADYDSGCERYHFCIDGKQSTLSCSGNYVFNGELCVPKVSYYCPRYCTPPESC from the exons ATGGGGAGTTCCGGGCGGAGTGGCGCACGGAGGAATGGAAATTTATGCAAACTCATAACGACCGCCGCTGCGCTGGCAATGACCGTCCTTGCCAGAG CTG GAACTTTAGCCCAAGAAGTGTTGTGTACGTACAGTGACGAGTTCTTCTATTCGCTGCCGGGATCACGCTGTGGTGCCTACTATCGATGCTACCAGAACCAACCGATCTATTACAGTTGCACCGATGGCGCCATGTTTGACTTTTACCAGCAGAGATGCATCAGAACAGAAG GAACGTGCTACGAAGCTGTCTGTGTTGGCAAAACGAACGGATTGTACGCAGACACCTCCCAGGGTTGTCAGCGATCGTTCCGATGTCGGGGCGGAAAGATTACGACCATCGAAAACTGTCCCCAAGGATTGATGTTTAATGGGAAGGTTTGTGACGCAGAGGAGAACGTGATCTGCGAGAGTCCGGAAGCGACGGCAGCaagcatccgatacgaaaccGATCCACGCTGCTATGGACTCCCCGACGGGAATCACGTGCTGCCGGGGGATGGGTTGGATTGCACCAAGTATCTGCTCTGCGCGAACGATCAGGTGCTGGATGTATTGGAGTGCCCGTCGGGATATCGGTTTGACGAACGAAGCAAACGTTGTAGACTCTCCAGCAAAGGGGCGAGCTGTCGTACGTCCGATCAGTTTCACGACTGGAAGATGGCAGACGAAAATGGTTGTAGCTTTCTACCGGATGGTCTTCACCTTGCGATAACGTCCTACGATTGTCGGACGTACGTAAAGTGTGAGGGTCGTCGCATGATTAGCCGCCAGGACTGTCCCTCGATGACGGTGTTCGATGGCAAGCAGTGTGTTCCAACGTTTCTCCATCACTGTCCACGGATGGACGTACCGGGTGATATCTGCCAGCATCGGAACGACGGATACCAGGTGGATCCCCGTAAAGGCTGTGCGTATTATGTCCGCTGTCAAGCACAACGCACCGTAGAACAGCACTCCTGTCCGAATGGATTCCATTACGATGCGCTGGATAATGTGTGCCGTGAGGCAGTTCTGGACACAACTTGCCATCAGATCCCCTACTCCACGGATTGCGTGCAGCGGGCGGCTGGATTCTATCAGGACTTTACCGCCATGGACGATGTATCGTTAAGTCCTTGCCGTGCATACTTTCACTGCCATAATGGCGTGAAGACAAGCTTTCATTGCGACCAAGGTCACGTGTTCGATGGGGAAAACTGCGTGCCACAAGAGAGCTACCAATGCCCGGTAGAGGACGTCAACTCCTGCCAGGGAAAACCTAACGGGTACTACAGAGACACGCGCACCGCTTGCCGTTCGTACCATCTCTGCACGAACGGGAACAAGAtatcgtacctgtgcgcaccgGGACAAATCTTCATCGACGGTGCATGCATCCAACGGGTACAGCGCACGCACGAGTCGCTCTGTGCCAGCGACACGCCTTGTGCGGAACGGCCCGACGGGTACTACCAGGATCGGGATACCCAATGTCGCCAGTATTACTTCTGTCAGCGGGGTGAAAAGCTCCAGACGCTTACCTGCCGGGGAAGCAAAATCTTCGATGGGCGTACATGCGTCCAGCCGGACAGCTACACCTGCCCGACCGGGGCCGATGATGTGGATGCCGCTGCCAGTGAGAACTGTATCGTGCGCCACTGTGAACCGGTCTGCGCGAAGGGTGGATTCTTTGCCGATTATGATAGCGGGTGCGAACGGTACCATTTCTGCATCGACGGCAAACAGAGCACACTGTCCTGCTCGGGGAATTATGTTTTCAACGGTGAGCTGTGTGTCCCGAAAGTGTCCTATTACTGTCCCCGTTACTGTACACCACCCGAGTCGTGCTAG
- the LOC128304713 gene encoding uncharacterized protein LOC128304713, with translation MKLWLVWFCLAFVFSCYGAHLDPTAHGISYGKILNQEEDALSGIFSEESSYSGQYSTSDDEDASIFEHWFSTTVNLEENTAVDEYSTEIPEELGLLSEMPIIEEDWFNYIDWMESKLRIEYTPYSALLYQEDEFGIEFLCPGYWLKKDMLLVRGDCWSKDMDLKIEDAVDEVFLKRDLNLMILRLLPNLSPSEEQEPLHLAIIRDHTPGSINDCALYVLQEDYGLFELYSWAIRPLPFKRAKALCSENHICLRTRASAAYGLDYALICDQSLAGMLTMDRTKYERVFGKLTLMNLSVAKPWIDAILEETEGENESSDEQVTEFLSLSLTPMSPAEMNIHEGDVV, from the exons ATGAAGCTGTGGTTAGTCTGGTTTTGTCTCGCGTTTGTATTTTCGTGCTACGGTGCACATTTGGACCCTACTGCGCACGGTATAAGCTATGGCAAAATACTCAATCAGGAAGAAGATGCGTTGAGTGGAATATTTTCGGAAGAGAGTTCGTATAGTGGCCAATATTCAACGTCGGATGATGAAGACGCCTCTATTTTCGAACATTGGTTTAGTACAACGGTGAATCTCGAAGAAAACACTGCAGTTGATGAGTACAGTACTGAAATACCTGAGGAATTAGGTCTGCTCAGTGAAATGCCCATCATAGAAGAAGATTGGTTCA ACTATATAGATTGGATGGAGTCAAAGTTAAGGATCGAATATACACCATATTCGGCTTTGCTCTATCAAGAGGATGAATTTGGGATAGAGTTCTTGTGCCCAGGCTATTGGCTAAAAAAGGATATGTTACTGGTTCGCGGAGACTGTTGGTCGAAGGATATGGA TCTGAAGATTGAAGATGCGGTTGATGAAGTTTTCTTGAAAAgagatttaaatttaatgattCTACGATTGCTTCCAAATTTAAGTCCTTCGGAAGAACAAGAACCACTTCATTTGGCAATCATTCGAGACCATACCCCTGGGTCCATTAACGATTGTGCATTGTATGTTCTGCAGGAAGATTACGGATTGTTTGAG TTGTATTCCTGGGCCATCCGACCGTTGCCTTTCAAACGCGCAAAGGCATTGTGTAGCGAGAACCACATTTGTCTACGAACACGTGCATCGGCTGCGTATGGGTTGGATTATGCGCTAATTTGTGACCAATCGTTAGCCGGTATGCTAACCATGGATCGGACGAAATACGAGCGGGTATTCGGGAAATTAACTCTCATGAACTTATCGGTGGCGAAGCCTTGGATTGATGCAATACTGGAGGAGACCGAAGGAGAAAATGAATCCTCAGACGAACAGGTGACCGAAttcctttcgctttctttAACTCCGATGTCACCAGCTGAGATGAATATCCACGAAGGCGACGTTGTTTGA